The window GTAAAGGTTTAGACAGTCAAGTGACTAATTTAGTAGGAATGCTAGATGGCTATTTCCACGAAACCGGGCATCATATTAACGTCAACGTTCTCAACCGAGATACCTTGCTCCATGCCATGGATCATCCTGAAGAGTATCCCCAGCTTACGATTCGGGTATCGGGCTATGCCGTGAATTTCATCAAATTGACCCGAGAACAACAGTTGGATGTGATTAACCGCACCTTCCACAGCCATCTGTAGGCGTTACTGTCCACTTTGATCATTTCTTACTCATGTCAATTTAATGTGACGTAGCTGTAGGGTGGGCAATGCCCACCCCTTAACCCTCGCCCTCACATGCAAATCCGTCTCCAAGACCTCAACATTCCAATGCTACTTTGATGAAGCGTTGTTCATCAACGGTCTAGTTAACCTATGTCTACTTCAGTCTCTAGTTCAGGTCTCATCAGGGGCGATCGCGGCCGCATCCACTCGGTGGAAACCTGTGGCACGGTGGATGGCCCAGGAATTCGATTTGTGATCTTTACCCAGGGCTGCCGCCTACGCTGCCTCTATTGCCATAATCCAGATACCCGTGACCCCAACCAAGGGCAAGAGGTTACAGTGGATGATCTCTTATCCGAAATTCAGTCCTATCGTTCCTACATGACCTATTCC is drawn from Candidatus Obscuribacterales bacterium and contains these coding sequences:
- a CDS encoding glycine radical domain-containing protein, whose protein sequence is MHGRDTKGAIASLASVAKLPYDDAQDGISYTFSIVPQALGKGLDSQVTNLVGMLDGYFHETGHHINVNVLNRDTLLHAMDHPEEYPQLTIRVSGYAVNFIKLTREQQLDVINRTFHSHL